A single Neospora caninum Liverpool complete genome, chromosome VIIb DNA region contains:
- a CDS encoding putative zinc finger (CCCH type) protein: MASSSSASASTAPESVNSTPDKQTPRIYPSGFRFSSAGRTKHTAHEETNGKTGKLQSSAASTPGLGYYGNSAKQGVANQPGSAIVASQMFKTKLCIDNQTKGCSRGAECPYAHSVDEMRSLPDLRKTKMCSLVLSGKGCKNKACKFAHSEDELRYTCNFSEFKTRICRFAQEQGGRGCLYGVRCPYAHSPSELRHLESPTISPTEILVQERKTRVPFVSKSPHTKVVLSSSKPGSCPLKKKAEVAQESQKKTSASLEHQLQGRHGCRPSLNSEERRRDSAWEKTSGGESPYFPSVEKLNCTPQKATACRSSHESAGVHLLPSENRLQQCKQASYSQTGNDEELGSSSQENRDKETSLLPLGFEASNRMPRSLAKGHRAATENAGKFASTPVDSTEPRHENKSENQAFLLRDCASCDKPLTEGTAMPRTRKQETKSPLFQAQQPPSFLVSSSNAVVPPPSAQDRDSSSFTLIDNAALDAHTMARVLSAGGLRGAEANMPGTPPKQNYPCEKTRTLKTLSGGSNTPPATTTYRAQAHTLSALNTAFSTEEIFFPMAPRPKKMEEDVFNSVLPPSLPLVASSPFLDKRNATQSSSEATPLLPPPGFEHIRLEKKDASCGKKMPDFVENLREGPLTSSFSENTEVDQHEQLFLQLQRQLLLQCWGKVDDDALLLPRNLALAPTANPGGRAEQEHNTGTPVSSDLSNDIFHRPGHASRLPVDWVMWESELQGGNAQHTLGGFADQELCSSKFLTPRDDKFASSAANKQFLDVHSVPQPLFVGKFTPTGAKTSRNNGLGTLSVREKGDQKELSMLTGRKLKENQELGELLVAAESWQSAMVP, encoded by the exons AtggcgtcgtcttcctccgcttctgctTCAACCGCGCCAGAGAGTGTGAACAGCACACCAGACAAGCAAACGCCCAGGATATACCCATCAGGCTTTCGGTTCTCTTCTGCAGGCAGGACCAAGCACACGGCACATGAAGAGACGAATGGGAAAACTGGGAAACTGCAGAGTTCCGCAGCGTCTACACCAGGACTCGGTTACTACGGAAACTCGGCGAAGCAAGGAGTTGCGAACCAGCCCGGATCAGCCATCGTGGCGAGTCAGATGTTCAAAACAAAGTTGTGCATCGACAATCAGACAAAGGGATGCAGTAGAGGCGCCGAATGTCCCTATGCCCACTCCGTCGATGAAATGAGAAGCCTGCCTGATTTAAGAAAAACAAAAATGTGCTCTCTTGTCCTTTCAGGCAAAGGATG CAAGAATAAAGCATGTAAATTTGCACATTCTGAGGACGAACTTCGCTACACCTGCAATTTTTCAGAATTCAAAACTCGTATTTGCCGCTTTGCGCAAGAGCAAGGAGGCCGCGGGTGTCTGTATGGCGTGAGGTGTCCGTATGCTCACTCCCCGTCTGAGCTGCGTCATCTCGAGTCCCCCACAATTTCCCCGACTGAGATTCTGGtacaagagaggaaaacgcgtgtgcCTTTCGTTTCCAAATCACCTCACACCAAAGTTGtactttcttcttccaagCCGGGTTCTTGTCCACTGAAGAAAAAAGCAGAAGTCGCTCAAGAAAGTCAAAAGAAGACAtcggcgtctctcgaacATCAGCTACAGGGGAGGCACGGCTGCAGGCCTTCTCTCAAcagcgaagaacggagaagagataGTGCATGGGAAAAAACTTCTGGAGGTGAATCACCCTATTTCCCGAGCGTGGAGAAACTGAATTGCACGCCGCAGAAGGCAACCGCATGTAGATCGAGCCACGAGTCTGCCGGTGTGCATCTTCTGCCATCGGAAAACCGCCTTCAACAATGTAAACAGGCTTCCTATAGTCAGACAGGGAACGATGAGGAACTCGGTAGCTCCTCCCAAGAAAATAGAGACAAAGAAACTTCTCTTTTGCCACTCGGTTTCGAAGCGAGTAACAGAATGCCACGATCGCTCGCGAAAGGACACCGTGCGGCGACCGAGAACGCTGGAAAGTTTGCCAGCACACCCGTCGATTCAACAG AGCCAAGGCATGAAAATAAGTCGGAGAATCAAGCATTTTTGCTTAGAGACTGTGCCTCCTGTGATAAACCACTTACTGAAGGCACGGCCATGCCCCGGacgagaaagcaggaaaCTAAATCACCTCTTTTTCAAGCCCAGCAgcctccctcctttcttgtctcttcctcaaATGCTGTCGTTCCACCACCATCCGCCCAAGATCGAGATTCCAGCTCTTTTACTCTGATCGATAATGCCGCTCTAGATGCTCATACAATGGCTCGAGTGCTTTCTGCCGGTGGCCTGCGAGGCGCGGAAGCGAACATGCCCGGGACTCCACCTAAGCAGAACTATCCTTGTGAAAAGACTCGCACCCTCAAAACGCTCAGTGGGGGTTCCAATACTCCGCCTGCTACAACTACCTACAGGgcacaggcacacacacTGTCCGCGCTGAATACTGCCTTTTCTACCGAGGAGATTTTCTTTCCCATGGCTCCTCGCCCAAAGAAAATGGAAGAAGATGTGTTTAACTCTGTGCTGCCTCCGTCCCTGCCTCTCGTTGCATCTTCGCCGTTCCTAGACAAGCGAAACGCGACTCAATCCTCGTCGGAAGCAAccccccttcttcctccgcctggATTCGAACATATCCgtttggagaagaaagacgcgtcCTGTGGAAAGAAAATGCCTGATTTCGTGGAGAATCTCAGGGAAGGTCCGCTcacttcttctttttccgaAAACACTGAAGTGGACCAGCATGAGCAGCTCTTCCTACAACTGCAGAGGCAGCTCTTACTGCAGTGTTGGGGCAAGGTGGATGACGACGCTCTGTTACTTCCAAGAAACCTGGCTCTTGCGCCCACCGCAAACCCCGGAGGACGGGCTGAGCAAGAACACAACACTGGCacgcctgtttcctctgaCCTTTCCAATGACATCTTCCACCGCCCGGGGCACGCGTCGCGCCTGCCCGTTGACTGGGTCATGTGGGAAAGTGAATTGCAAGGGGGAAACGCTCAACATACACTCGGAGGATTTGCTGACCAGGAGCTGTGTTCTTCGAAGTTCCTGACGCCCCGTGATGATAAATTCGCTTCATCGGCAGCTAACAAGCAGTTTCTTGACGTACACAGCGTACCACAGCCCCTCTTCGTTGGGAAGTTTACTCCAACAGGGGCGAAAACGAGCCGCAACAATGGCCTCGGGACCCTGTcggtgagagagaaaggcgaccaAAAAGAACTGAGTATGCTTACAGGAAGAAAACTGAAAGAAAACCAAGAACTTGGAGAGCTTCTAGTTGCAGCAGAGTCCTGGCAGTCAGCTATGGTGCCGTGA
- a CDS encoding Integral membrane protein, related: MAVLPAMGGEADLPPSAPSTFPGSSGVSAVEVTQPTAASVGTAGKAGQTQTTQPPAQAPVSSESMVSTHIELEETKNQEGGPFPHSPTKPQQLGSPVVPVRAGGGEQGKRQKRPGVRQPLGLRFFLAVFTACLTGLIAGYDLCCVSVVLNPVQHAFGLCGSSFTCADKSMFIALFAPGAAIGGLCGGLLADAVGRRTALFLSDVLVVMGGLFISVGVRFAHLLLGRFLLGLATGVGFVVIATYISEIAPQSLRGALVSSQEMLQVCGCLSAYGAAWAFGAWTWRPLLEVIPALGVLQALCLVFFLPESPRWLIQRGLLSQAERALVRLGMSRESAAVSVVHLRRQANHQSQPGIGEYFQNVRRGVSAHKRALGIAVACAVAHLATGGSTLQYFVVDIFQFAGICDTRAAGFLVGIAKMAGVVTCVGLVDVWGRRKLLFLGVGGSCLCHILLTVAFGMLQVTRGHLSGRCAPDALTAGWGHLEPASYLALSAVLSYIFFWSAGWASLMLVIASEVAPTCVRGVGVGLTTMTSHVGAFALQIGFEPLFESVTQAGTFSIFVVTSLLSLIFTLLAVPEAKGCSLETLHAEDPESGHKTDGSKKNVQVSCGGNKNAAVVQ; the protein is encoded by the exons ATGGCGGTGTTGCCTGCAATGGGTGGTGAGGCAGACCTTCCTCCTTCGGCTCCATCCACCTTCCCTGGCAGTTCAGGTGTATCTGCCGTCGAGGTGACGCAGCCGACTGCTGCTTCAGTTGGAACAGCAGGAAAGGCGGGCCAGACCCAGACGACGCAGCCTCCGGCACAAGCACCGGTTTCCTCCGAGTCGATGGTTTCTACTCATATCGAAttggaggaaacgaagaatcAGGAAGGAGGGCCTTTCCCTCATTCTCCTACAAAGCCACAGCAGCTGGGGTCTCCTGTGGTACCCGTTCGggcaggaggcggagaacaggggaaaaggcagaagcggCCGGGCGTACGGCAGCCTTTAGggcttcgcttcttcctcgcggtctTCACTGCATGCCTCACAGGCCTGATTGCTGGATACGACCTCTGCTGCGTGTCCGTCGTCCTCAACCCTGTTCAGCATGCGTTCGGTCTCTGTGGAAGTTCCTTTACCTGCGCTGACAAAAGCATGTTTATCGCGCTCTTCGCACCTGGAGCTGCG ATTGGCGGCCTCTGCGGAGGGTTGCTCGCTGACGCAGTTGGACGACGAAcggctctcttcctcagcgACGTGCTCGTCGTCATGGGAGGTTTGTTCATCTCCGTAGGCGTTCGTTTTGCG CATCTCTTGCTGGGGCGGTTTCTTTTGGGCTTGGCAACGGGCGTCGGTTTCGTCGTCATCGCGACGTATATAAGCGAAATCGCACCTCAATCGCTGCGAGGCGCGCTCGTTAGTTCTCAGGAAATGCTGCAAGTGTGCG GTTGCCTCAGTGCGTATGGAGCGGCGTGGGCCTTCGGAGCTTGGACGTGGCGGCCGCTGCTGGAAGTGATCCCAGCCCTGGGCGTCCTGCAG GCGCTgtgtcttgtcttctttctgcctgAAAGCCCGCGATGGCTCATCCAAAGAGGCCTGCTCTCGCAAGCGGAGAGGGCGTTAGTCAGACTGGGCATGAGTCGAGAGAGCGCTGCCGTTTCTGTGGTACATTTAAGGCGTCAGGCCAACCACCAGTCGCAGCCGGGAATTGGCGAATATTTTCAAAAT GTGCGCCGAGGTGTATCGGCCCACAAACGCGCTCTCGGGATAGCCGTGGCATGTGCAGTCGCGCACCTCGCTACGGGAGGAAGCACTCTCCAGTATTTCGTCGTCGACATTTTCCAGTTCGCCGGCATCTGTGACACCCGTGCTGCAGGCTTCCTAGTCGGCATAGCGAAG ATGGCCGGTGTCGTCACGTGCGTGGGCCTGGTGGACGTATGGGGACGAAGGAAGCTTCTTTTCCTGGGAGTTGGCGGCAGCTGCCTGTGCCACATTTTGTTGACG GTTGCCTTCGGCATGCTGCAAGTAACTCGCGGCCATCTCAGCGGACGATGCGCACCTGATGCACTAACTGCAGGTTGGGGGCATCTCGAGCCGGCGTCCTACCTTGCTTTGTCAGCGGTTTTGAGTTACATTTTTTTCTGGAGCGCTGGCTGGGCGAGCTTGATGCTCGTCATTGCAAGCGAG GTAGCGCCCACCTGCGTCCGTGGCGTTGGAGTCGGGTTGACCACCATGACGAGCCATGTGGGCGCCTTCGCTCTGCAGATCGGTTTTGAGCCGCTCTTTGAATCGGTCACTCAGGCCG GAACGTTCTCAATTTTCGTAGTGACCAGCCTGCTCTCGTTGATCTTCACGTTACTCGCGGTCCCCGAGGCCAAAGGTTGCTCTCTGGAGACACTACACGCGGAAGATCCGGAATCGGGGCATAAGACAGATGGCTCGAAGAAGAACGTACAAGTTTCTTGTGGAGGCAACAAGAATGCGGCTGTCGTTCAGTAG